The Pseudomonas entomophila genome segment TCGCCGGCTTGCCAGCGAACCGGGCGCGTAGCGGCCCTTCAGAGAAACTGAAATCCTGCTAGGAGTTTTCATGGACGCCCGACTCACTGCTTTCCTCGACCGCGCCGAATCCGTTCTCGCGCGCCTCGAACCCCTGTTGCCTGCCCCTCGCCCGGACATCGACTGGTCCCGCACCCTCGCCGCCCGCTGGCAGCGTGATGGCCGCAGTGGCTACCTGCTGCCGTTGGAGGTCAGCCTCGACATCCGCCTGTCCGACCTGATCGGCGTCGACAAGCAGCGCGACCAGTTGGGCCGCAACACCCACCAGTTCATCAACGGCATGCCCGCCAACCACGCCCTGCTGTGGGGCTTGCGTGGCACCGGTAAATCGTCGCTGGTGCGCGCTCTGCTTGCCGAACACGCGGGTGAGGGCCTGCGCCTGATCGAAATCGAACGCGACCACCTGGCCGACCTGCCGCGGGTGGTCGAGCAACTGCAAAAGCTCGAGCAGCGCTTCATACTGTTCTGCGACGACCTGTCGTTCGAAGCCGGGGAGGGTGACTATCGCGTGCTCAAGAGCGTGCTCGACGGCTCGCTGGAGCAGGCGCCCGACAACGTGCTGCTGTACGCCACCTCCAACCGCCGGCACCTGGTGCCAGAGAAGCAGAGTGACAACGAGAACTGGAAGATGGTCGACGGCGAGCTGCACCCCAACGAGGCGGTGGAAGACAAGATTGCCCTGTCCGACCGCTTTGGCCTGTGGTTGTCGTTCTACCCATTTTCCCAGGAGCATTTCCTCGATGTGGTCGAGCACTGGGTCGGCCAGCTGGCGCGCCAGGCCGGGCTGCGCTGGCAGCGTACCGAAGCGCTCGACATCCTCGCCGTGCGCTGGGCCACTGGCCGCGGCAACCGTAATGGCCGTTGTGCCTATCAGTTCGCCCGCTACTGGGTCGGGCTGCAATTGCTGGAGCAGAAATAAATGATCGACCTCAACGCCAGTGGCCAAGGCCTCGATGGCTACGACCTGCTGGCCGCGCAAGTGCAGGCGTTGTTCGCCGACGAGCGCGACTTCATCGCCAACGCCGCGCAGTTCTCGGCCTTCCTGTACAACCAGGTGGACGACCTGAACTGGGCGGGCTTCTACATCAATCGCGACGAAGAGCTGGTGCTCGGCCCATTCCAGGGCCAGGTGGCATGCGTGCGCATCCCTTTCAGCCGGGGTGTGTGCGGCGCAGCGGCGGCTACGCGCACGACCCAGCGGGTCGAGGACGTGCATGCGTTTCCCGGGCATATCGCCTGTGACAGCGCGTCCAACAGCGAGTTGGTGATTCCGTTGGTGAAGGCGGGCAGGCTGATCGGCGTGCTTGACCTGGACAGCCCGAAGCTGGCGCGCTTTAGCGAGGCCGATCAGGCAGGGCTTGAGCGGTTGACGGCAATCTTCCTCGAATTGACCGATTGCTGAAATGAAGAAGGGGCCTGTGAGGGCCCCTTTCTTTTTGGTTGCTGGTGCTGGCCCCATCGCGGATGAATCCGCTCCTACAAGACCCGTGTAGGCGCGGATTCATCCGCGATGAGGCCACACAGGTCAATCGTAGATGACCTTCTTCTTCCAGGTCTCGTCCTCGTCGGTCTTGAGCCCCTGGGTCAATGCGTTCTGTTCATCCGCCGCCGGCTCCATCTGGTCCAGTACCTGGGCGTTGGCCCGGGCCAGCAGTTTCTCCAGGTAAGTGAGCTGCTCTTCATACTGTTTAGGTTCAGGCTGCTTGCGCAGGTACTGCACGCCACGCTCGAACGCCAGGCGCGCCTGGCCCGGCTGGTTCTGCTGCAGCGCCTGCTGCCCGAGGTTGTTGAAGAACTCGATATGCAGCAGCACCAGGATATGGCGGATCTCCTTCACCCAATACTTGCCTTCGTTGCTGGCCAGGAAACCTTCCTGGGTGGCCCGCACGATCTGGTTGTGCATTAGTTCCAGCAGGAAGCGCACGTCCTTGGCTTTGACCTCGGTCTGGATAGGAGAGGGTGGGTTGCGCACCGGGATCTTGTCGCCCAGTGCGATCAGTCCTTCGATTTCGGCGATGCGTGCCTTCAGCTCGCTGCTGTGCTTGTCCAGGGCCAGCTGGCGCTGGTTGAGGTTCAGCTCCAGGCGGGTGAGCAGCAGCTTGAGCGCCGGCGTCATGAACTGGCCGGGGAAGGTTTCGGTGATCTCGCCACAGCGACGCAGGCGGTCAGCCAGCTCGACCTTCAGGCGCGCCCGCTCGAGCTTGCCGTTCTCGACCACATTGTTGAGGTAGCCGATCACGATCAGCAGCGCGATACCCGCAACGATAAGCAGGGTGATCAGAAGTGGTGTCACCGTTAACGCCTCATGAAGAAGTTTTGCATCATTGAGTGTAGTAAGTTCGCTGCAGAGCGAACAGTGCAGCCTGGCGGACAGGGCTGAGGTGCCATTTTCGCGGGTATCCCCGTGAATGTTCCCGTACGGCCCCTATGTCGGCCGAGGCCTCGATTTCTCAAGGTGGTAGCACTTTGATATGAGCTTGCCGGGCAGCTGTCAGAAAAGCAACGTCAATCCCCGGACGCATCCTGCATCACCTTCTATGAAGACGGGAAGTCATTGATTTAAATAAATTTCTACAAAGGGGTTGACGGCCTCTCAAGGCATCCATAGAATGCGCGCCACTTGCAGCGTAAAGCACACAGCGAAACGCGGCAGGGAGTGAATGTTGTAGCGTGTCCCCTTCGTCTAGTGGCCTAGGACACCGCCCTTTCACGGCGGTAACAGGGGTTCGAGTCCCCTAGGGGACGCCAATGCGGGAATAGCTCAGTTGGTAGAGCACGACCTTGCCAAGGTCGGGGTCGCGAGTTCGAGTCTCGTTTCCCGCTCCAGTTTCTCCGGCACTGCTTCGGCAGGGCAGGAAAAGAAAATCCAGGCTGAATCGCGAGGTTCATGATCTGGTGCGCTGAAAAGCGTTGGGTTTGTCCCCTTCGTCTAGTGGCCTAGGACACCGCCCTTTCACGGCGGTAACAGGGGTTCGAGTCCCCTAGGGGACGCCATTTGCGGGAATAGCTCAGTTGGTAGAGCACGACCTTGCCAAGGTCGGGGTCGCGAGTTCGAGTCTCGTTTCCCGCTCCAGTTTAAACGGCGTCGTTCTTGACGGTGCAGGTGGTGAAGGTCTCAATGGCGCTTCACGCCGAATGCGGTAAAGCTTCACCCTGCGGGAATAGCTCAGTTGGTAGAGCACGACCTTGCCAAGGTCGGGGTCGCGAGTTCGAGTCTCGTTTCCCGCTCCAAATCGAAAACGCCACTTCACATGAAGTGGCGTTTTTTTTTGCCCTGATTTTCCCGGGATTGGAAGGGGCGGGTACGAAACCCGCCCAGCCTTGCTCAGTGCTGGCTGCCGGCGCCTGGCTGCCCCAGCAACTGCTTCTCCTGGTGCCAGTCGAACGGTTCGCCGTTCTGCTCGGCTTCGTAGCGGCGCTCTTCCAGGCGCTGGTACAAGTCGAGCTCTTCGTCGGGCATGAAGTGCAGGCAGTCGCCGCCGAAGAACCACAGCAGGTCGCGTGGCACCAGGTGGGCAATCTGCGGGTAGCGCTGGATCACCTGGCAGATCAGGTCCTGGCCCAGGTACTGGCTTTCCAGCGGGTCCTGCGGCAGCAGGGTCAGCAACTCGTCGAAGCGCTCGAGGAACAGGGCGTGGCTTTCCTCCGGCACCTGTTCGGCTTCACCCAATGCGGCCAGGATGGTGCGCAGGTGGTTGAGCAGTTGCAGGTGGTATTCCAGGTGGGGGTTGGCCATGGGGCGCTCCTCGGTGTTGTTGAAACGGGCGCGGAGTATACGCCGGTTCAAGCGAGGATGGGGTCTTTGCAGGAGCCAGCCTTGCTGGCGAACCGGCCTCAAGCCAATCGGATGGGCCGCTTCGCCAGCAAGGCTGGCTCCTACAGGGGGCGGCTAACGGATCGCCCCGGGCGTAGGCCGCAATTGCTCCTTGTCGAAGGCATCGACATCGATCACCGTCCGTCGGGCTTTTTCGGCCTCATGCAGGCGCTGTGCTTCGGAAGACTGCAGGACCCCGGCTTCCAGGGCCGCATCAATCACCGATTGCTCCGGCGTTGGTCGCACCTTGCCCTCTTTGATGCCTTGATGCAGCACCTTGCGCAGTGGCGCGACCTCAGCCAGCAGGTCACTGGCCTGTTGCAACGCCGCGACCGGGTCGGGATCCATTTCGGGCCTGTAGCAGCCGGCCAGCAGTTCTTCCAGGGCTGGATCGCCCTTGTGCCTGCCGATCACCTCGGCTACTTCGGCATCCAGTTCGTCGCTGGGCCCGGTGTGGCGGCGACCGAAGGGGAACACCAGCACCCGCAGGGCGCAGCCGATGAAGCGGTTGGGGAAGTTGTCGAGCAGCGCGTCCAGCGCCTTTTCCGCCTGGCCCAGGCTTTCTTCCAGAGCCCAGCGCAACAGAGGCCGCATGTGCTCGGGTGAGCCCAGGTCGTGGTAGCGCTTGAGCGCGGCGCTCGACAGGTACAAGTAGCTCAGCACGTCGCCCAGGCGCGCGCTGAGGCGTTCGCGGCGCTTGAGGGCGCCGCCGAGCAGCATCATCGACAGGTCGGCCAGCAGGGCGAACGCCGCCGCCTGGCGGTTGAGGGCGCGGAAGTAGCCCTGGCTCAGGGCGTCGCCCGGGACCTTCTCGAAATGGCCGAGGCCAAGCCCCAGCACCAGGGTGCTGGCGGCGTTGCCAGCAGCGAACAGGATGTGTTGCATCAGCAGGTCATCGAACTCTTTCAAGGCCTGCTCGTGGTCCTCCCTCCCGGCAAGGGACATCTCCCTGAGCACGAACGGGTGGCAGCGGATCGCGCCCTGGCCGAAGATCATCAGGTTGCGCGACAGAATGTTGGCCCCCTCGACGGTGATGAAGATCGGCGCCACCTGCCAGTTACGGCCCAGGTAGTTGTTCGGGCCCATGATGATGCCTTTGCCGCCGTGCACGTCCATGGCGTGCTGGATGCACTCGCGGCCGCGCTCGGTGAGGTGGTACTTGAGGATCGCCGACAGCACCGAGGGCTTCTCGCCCAAGTCGACAGCCTTGGCGGTCAGCAGGCGGGCGCTGTCCATCAGCCAAGCGTTGCCGCCGATGCGCGCCAGGGACGCCTGGATCCCCTCGAACGCGGCCAGGGGCACATTGAACTGTTCGCGGATGCTGGCGTATTGACCGGTCACCAGGCTGGTGTACTTGGCCGCGCCCGTGCCGACTGCGGGCAGGGAGATCGAGCGGCCCACCGACAGGCAGTTCATCAGCATCATCCAGCCCTTGCCGAGCATCGGTTGGCCGCCGATGAGGGCGTCCAGTGGCACGAACACATCCTTGCCGCTGTTGGGGCCGTTCATGAAGGCGGCGCCCATGGGCAGGTGGCGCTTGCCGATCTCGACGCCTGGCGTGTCGGTGGGGATCAGTGCCAGGCTGATGCCCAGGTCGACTTCTTCGCCGAGCAAGTGCTCCGGGTCGTAGGCCTTGAAGGCCAGGCCCAGCAGAGTGGCCACAGGGCCGAGGGTGATGTAGCGCTTCTCCCAGTTCAGGCGCAGGCCGATGACTTCTTCACCCTGCCATTGGCCTTTGCAGATGATCCCGGTGTCGGGCATGGCGCCGGCGTCGGAGCCGGCCAGGGGGCCGGTGAGGGCGAAGCAGGGGATTTCTTCGCCACGGGCCAGGCGCGGCAGGTAGTGGTTGCGCTGTGTTTCGGTGCCGTAGTGCAGCAGCAGTTCGGCCGGGCCCAGCGAATTGGGCACCATTACCGTGGAGGCCAGGTCGCCACTGCGGGTGGCCAGTTTCATCGCCACTTGGGAGTGGGCATAGGCCGAAAAGCCTTTGCCGCCGTACTCCTGGGGGATGATCAGGGCAAAGAAGCCGTGCTGCTTGATGTGCTCCCAGGCTTGCGGTGGCAGGTCGAGGTCCTGGCCGATCTGCCAGTCGCTGACCATGGCGCACAAGGCTTCGGTGGGGCCGTCGATGAAGGCCTGTTCTTCTTCGGTGAGTGTGGGGGAGGGGTAATCGAGCAGGGTGTTCCAGTTTGGGCGGCCGCTGAACAGGTGGCCGTCCCACCACACGGTGCCGGCGTCGATGGCTTCGCGCTCGGTCTGCGACATAGGCGGCAGGGTGCGTTGGAACCAGTTGAACACCGGCGCGGTGAACACCTTGCGCCGCCATTCGGGCAGGGCGACGAAGGCGACCTTGATGGCGATGATCACCCAGATGAGCGTCAGCAACCAGCCGGGGGCATGGCTGAAGAAGCCCATCAGCACCGTGTAGGCGGCCATCGCCGCGAGAATCTGCAACGGCGCCAGGCGCCGGTGCGTGAGGTACGCGGCGCCGAGCACCAGAACCAGCAACCACAACAGCAACATAATCCTTTCTCCTTGGACACGGGGGCGTACGACCGACCCACAGAGCTTAGACGCGCTGGGGCGGATGGCCTGCCTAGGAGATGACAGGGCAGGAAGCTGGGAGTTCGCTGGAAAATGGTTGCCGGGGCCTGGAGGAGTGGATTGATCCGCGACGCTCGATCTCAGTCGCACTGCAAGGCTATCGCCAGGCACTTGGAGTAGACTGTCCCCCTCCCGCATTCATAAGGACGTTGCCATGCTGAAGATCTGGGGCCGCAAGAACTCGAGCAATGTGCGCAAGGCGCTGTGGATCGCCCACGAACTGGGCCTGGACTTCGAGTCCATCGACGCCGGCGGCGCCTTCGGCGTGGTCAACGAACCCCACTACCGCGCGCGCAACCCCAACGGCCTGGTGCCCATGCTCGAAGACGGCGACCTGGTACTGTGGGAGTCCAACGCCATCGTGCGCTACCTCTGTGCCGAATATGGCCAGGAGCAAGGCTGGTACCTCGACGAGCCACGCCAGCGCGCCCTGGCCGACAAGTGGATGGACTGGACTACCTCATCCTTCGCCGGCCCGTTCCGCCCGCTGTTCTGGGGCCTGCTGCGCACCCCCGAGGCGCAGCGCGACTGGG includes the following:
- a CDS encoding acyl-CoA dehydrogenase, whose protein sequence is MLLLWLLVLVLGAAYLTHRRLAPLQILAAMAAYTVLMGFFSHAPGWLLTLIWVIIAIKVAFVALPEWRRKVFTAPVFNWFQRTLPPMSQTEREAIDAGTVWWDGHLFSGRPNWNTLLDYPSPTLTEEEQAFIDGPTEALCAMVSDWQIGQDLDLPPQAWEHIKQHGFFALIIPQEYGGKGFSAYAHSQVAMKLATRSGDLASTVMVPNSLGPAELLLHYGTETQRNHYLPRLARGEEIPCFALTGPLAGSDAGAMPDTGIICKGQWQGEEVIGLRLNWEKRYITLGPVATLLGLAFKAYDPEHLLGEEVDLGISLALIPTDTPGVEIGKRHLPMGAAFMNGPNSGKDVFVPLDALIGGQPMLGKGWMMLMNCLSVGRSISLPAVGTGAAKYTSLVTGQYASIREQFNVPLAAFEGIQASLARIGGNAWLMDSARLLTAKAVDLGEKPSVLSAILKYHLTERGRECIQHAMDVHGGKGIIMGPNNYLGRNWQVAPIFITVEGANILSRNLMIFGQGAIRCHPFVLREMSLAGREDHEQALKEFDDLLMQHILFAAGNAASTLVLGLGLGHFEKVPGDALSQGYFRALNRQAAAFALLADLSMMLLGGALKRRERLSARLGDVLSYLYLSSAALKRYHDLGSPEHMRPLLRWALEESLGQAEKALDALLDNFPNRFIGCALRVLVFPFGRRHTGPSDELDAEVAEVIGRHKGDPALEELLAGCYRPEMDPDPVAALQQASDLLAEVAPLRKVLHQGIKEGKVRPTPEQSVIDAALEAGVLQSSEAQRLHEAEKARRTVIDVDAFDKEQLRPTPGAIR
- a CDS encoding GAF domain-containing protein, with the translated sequence MIDLNASGQGLDGYDLLAAQVQALFADERDFIANAAQFSAFLYNQVDDLNWAGFYINRDEELVLGPFQGQVACVRIPFSRGVCGAAAATRTTQRVEDVHAFPGHIACDSASNSELVIPLVKAGRLIGVLDLDSPKLARFSEADQAGLERLTAIFLELTDC
- a CDS encoding ATP-binding protein, which translates into the protein MDARLTAFLDRAESVLARLEPLLPAPRPDIDWSRTLAARWQRDGRSGYLLPLEVSLDIRLSDLIGVDKQRDQLGRNTHQFINGMPANHALLWGLRGTGKSSLVRALLAEHAGEGLRLIEIERDHLADLPRVVEQLQKLEQRFILFCDDLSFEAGEGDYRVLKSVLDGSLEQAPDNVLLYATSNRRHLVPEKQSDNENWKMVDGELHPNEAVEDKIALSDRFGLWLSFYPFSQEHFLDVVEHWVGQLARQAGLRWQRTEALDILAVRWATGRGNRNGRCAYQFARYWVGLQLLEQK
- a CDS encoding PA2817 family protein produces the protein MANPHLEYHLQLLNHLRTILAALGEAEQVPEESHALFLERFDELLTLLPQDPLESQYLGQDLICQVIQRYPQIAHLVPRDLLWFFGGDCLHFMPDEELDLYQRLEERRYEAEQNGEPFDWHQEKQLLGQPGAGSQH
- a CDS encoding glutathione S-transferase, encoding MLKIWGRKNSSNVRKALWIAHELGLDFESIDAGGAFGVVNEPHYRARNPNGLVPMLEDGDLVLWESNAIVRYLCAEYGQEQGWYLDEPRQRALADKWMDWTTSSFAGPFRPLFWGLLRTPEAQRDWVAINAAHKQCAELLSIADETLAKQPYLSGEQIGMGDIPLGSFAYAWFEMPIERPAMYHLEAWYERLKQRPAYQAAVMTALT